A genome region from Chryseobacterium sp. G0186 includes the following:
- a CDS encoding translocation/assembly module TamB, whose translation MKLKINTTKLLRRIVITFISILVLLTLLILSLRLPVVQNFIKDKLIVYLEKKIKTKVSLERVYIGFPNSLVMENLYLKGQDVDTLLAVKKLDVGLHMLKLINSTADITSIEMEGTRANVVRKPDGKFNFDYIMDAFATSDKEESSSKPFIISLDKITLKDIGVTFNDQQSKNDIKLYFKSFDTRVKTFDLSKNNYAVNDINLDGLKLKLKQGIVEEVSKKVEKKVDSLNEKKPMNIGLRGIKLTHFDIDYGDENTKTFAKVLFKELSTKVNKLDLEKNSYNISNVFLSGADINANLYLPAQNANPKNTKEPETSKNSDQDKPMHLLLGKLILNDVKATYNNTAIAPTKQGMDFNHMNFSKMNVEVRSFKMENNTFAGTVNSAEVQEARGLDIQKFNTDFVYAEKEAYLKDLYLQTPKTVLRDEVILNYTSIDQLTSNLGAVKISANIKDSKIGFSDILNLAPTLRNTVPFNTYPNAILNVNANVKGSVNDLLIQDLKVSGLDQLRVAASGRIKNAMNPDQLYYDVRIGEFSSNAKTIFNLVPKNTIPSNIALPSNFSIKGNAKGTTKVVNADLNLYSTLGNAAVIANVDMRRKNHELYDIKANLQGVQVGKIIKNKDIGPITAQIAAKGESFDFKNANADVKGHVASAVYKGYRYQNMNLTGKINKGAYHVILNSKDPNADLQLTASGIYDEKNPTIKVNGEVIKLDVNKLGFYEKPMIIAGKIDGDFTSLDPNNLNGYVNLKDFAFSDTKEVYPVQEVNLKASSTTDSTKILFNSQIADVELKGKYKLTQIFGALTQTINQYYQFQKPDKTQKIDPGQHFTFTAKVKNDDLIRKFVPDLKSFETINLTGNYDADSQKIELNGQIPQLLYGENTIEKGTLKVTNENQALQYSLNVAALKSSSFSINKIDINGNVVDNTISYNATTKDDKDVTRFLLAGSAKSLNDITEVSLNPNGLKLNYTDWNVAENNKIQISSKGILADNFTLTNGASQISVQSESSSPTSPLNIALKDFKIETITELIKKDTVLARGTINGTAQLRDVTKDMTFTSDLNISDLIVYGSPIGNLAVKVNNSSPKLLNADIALSGNNNDVKILGDYNTSSSTFDLNMAINKLQMKSIQGFSMNALTNTEGYLSGNLKITGTTDKPNILGKVKFNDAGLEIAKTGSDFRKLNDEIDFTSRGIEFDKFKINDKDGNALVVDGQVLTQTYRDFAFNLNVNAKDFKVVNSQKSNDAMMYGVLAINAGLRIRGDLDLPKVDGKLSVADNTDFTFVLPQSSPTLQEREGIVEFVDQDQVVLNKTIKADSLNAQSRIKGMDVSVNIEVSKEAKLSIVIDKANGDFVQLQGEAELTGGIDPSGKTTLVGVYEVNKGSYDLSVSFLKRKFDIQKGSTITWTGEPTMAVMDITAVYKTEAAPIDLVEQQVSGDGSASLINQFKQRIPFNALLKMKGELLKPQLSFDVTTDEKNNAVSTNVKDVVDQKLAQLRTQESELNKQVFALLLLNRFIGENPFESGAGMSAETMARQSVSKILSQQLNNLAAGLIKGVDLNFGLDSSEDYSTGQKNTRTDLNVDISKKLLNDRLKVTVGSNFGLEGQARQNESMTNIAGNVSVDYSLSKDGRYMLRAYRKDEYQVALQGQIIETGVGFIITLDYDKFREIFQKTKEKKSKKNKNNQVVEFK comes from the coding sequence TTGAAACTCAAAATCAACACTACAAAACTTTTAAGGCGTATTGTAATAACCTTTATTTCGATATTGGTTCTTCTTACCCTGTTGATATTAAGCCTAAGACTTCCTGTTGTTCAAAATTTCATCAAAGACAAGCTTATTGTTTACCTTGAGAAAAAAATCAAGACCAAGGTAAGCCTGGAAAGAGTCTACATAGGATTCCCCAACAGCCTTGTGATGGAAAACCTCTATCTTAAAGGACAGGATGTTGATACTCTTTTAGCCGTCAAAAAACTGGATGTAGGTTTACATATGCTAAAGCTCATCAACTCTACGGCAGACATCACTTCTATAGAAATGGAGGGAACCCGCGCTAATGTCGTAAGAAAACCGGATGGCAAATTCAACTTCGATTATATCATGGATGCCTTTGCAACCAGTGATAAGGAAGAAAGTTCATCCAAACCATTTATTATTTCTCTTGATAAAATTACATTAAAGGATATTGGTGTTACATTCAACGACCAGCAGTCAAAGAATGACATTAAACTCTACTTCAAATCATTTGACACAAGGGTAAAAACCTTTGATCTGAGTAAAAATAATTATGCGGTCAATGATATTAACCTTGACGGATTAAAATTAAAACTGAAACAGGGAATTGTAGAGGAAGTTTCTAAAAAGGTAGAGAAAAAAGTAGATTCTCTCAATGAAAAGAAACCCATGAATATTGGATTGAGGGGAATTAAACTTACCCATTTCGATATTGATTATGGGGATGAAAATACCAAGACATTTGCCAAGGTTTTATTTAAGGAATTAAGCACAAAGGTCAACAAACTTGATCTTGAAAAGAATTCCTACAATATTTCCAATGTATTCCTTTCAGGAGCTGATATTAATGCCAATCTTTATCTTCCAGCACAAAACGCCAATCCGAAGAATACAAAAGAACCGGAAACTTCAAAAAACTCCGATCAGGACAAACCTATGCATCTTCTGCTGGGAAAACTGATCTTGAATGATGTAAAAGCAACCTATAACAATACTGCTATTGCTCCTACCAAACAGGGTATGGACTTCAACCACATGAATTTTTCGAAAATGAATGTGGAAGTGAGAAGCTTCAAAATGGAGAACAATACTTTTGCAGGAACGGTAAATTCTGCTGAAGTTCAGGAAGCAAGAGGGCTGGATATTCAAAAGTTCAATACAGATTTTGTATATGCAGAAAAGGAAGCTTACCTCAAGGATCTTTATCTGCAAACTCCAAAAACAGTACTCCGCGACGAGGTTATTTTAAACTATACCTCTATTGATCAGTTGACTTCCAACCTTGGTGCTGTAAAAATTTCAGCCAATATCAAGGATTCTAAAATTGGTTTTTCTGATATTTTAAATCTGGCTCCTACACTACGAAACACTGTTCCGTTCAATACATATCCCAATGCGATATTAAATGTCAATGCCAACGTAAAAGGAAGTGTAAATGATCTTTTAATTCAGGATCTTAAAGTTTCAGGATTGGATCAGTTGAGAGTGGCTGCATCGGGAAGAATTAAAAACGCCATGAATCCTGATCAGTTGTATTATGATGTAAGAATTGGAGAGTTTTCGTCCAATGCTAAAACGATTTTCAATCTGGTTCCCAAAAATACAATTCCATCCAATATAGCACTTCCCTCCAACTTCAGTATAAAAGGGAATGCAAAGGGAACAACTAAAGTGGTGAACGCCGACCTTAACCTCTACTCCACTCTCGGAAATGCCGCTGTGATAGCCAATGTAGATATGCGTAGAAAAAACCATGAACTCTACGATATAAAAGCTAATCTTCAGGGAGTTCAGGTAGGAAAAATCATCAAAAATAAAGATATAGGACCCATTACAGCCCAAATTGCCGCAAAAGGAGAAAGCTTTGATTTTAAAAATGCTAATGCAGATGTAAAGGGACACGTTGCTTCTGCTGTTTATAAAGGCTACCGTTACCAAAATATGAATTTAACAGGTAAGATCAACAAAGGAGCTTATCATGTTATCTTAAATTCAAAAGATCCGAATGCGGATTTACAGTTAACAGCTTCAGGTATTTATGATGAAAAAAATCCTACAATAAAAGTAAATGGTGAAGTCATCAAGCTTGATGTGAATAAGCTTGGATTCTATGAAAAACCAATGATTATTGCCGGAAAAATTGATGGTGATTTTACAAGCCTTGATCCCAATAATCTGAATGGGTATGTAAACCTTAAAGACTTTGCGTTTTCCGATACCAAGGAGGTTTACCCCGTACAGGAAGTTAACCTGAAAGCTTCTTCTACCACAGATTCCACCAAGATTCTTTTCAATTCCCAGATTGCAGATGTAGAGCTGAAAGGGAAATATAAACTTACTCAGATTTTTGGAGCCTTAACGCAAACCATTAATCAATATTATCAGTTTCAGAAGCCGGATAAAACTCAGAAAATCGATCCGGGACAGCATTTTACGTTTACGGCAAAAGTGAAAAACGATGATCTGATCAGAAAATTTGTACCGGATCTGAAAAGTTTTGAAACGATTAATTTAACCGGAAATTATGATGCTGACTCTCAAAAAATTGAGCTTAACGGACAGATTCCGCAATTGCTATATGGCGAAAATACCATTGAAAAAGGAACTTTAAAAGTAACCAATGAAAATCAGGCACTGCAATACAGTCTTAATGTAGCGGCCTTAAAAAGTTCAAGCTTTTCAATCAACAAGATTGATATCAACGGAAATGTTGTTGATAATACCATCAGTTACAATGCTACCACAAAGGATGATAAAGATGTTACCCGATTTCTTCTTGCAGGAAGTGCCAAATCCCTGAATGATATTACTGAAGTTTCACTGAATCCGAATGGTTTAAAACTAAACTATACCGATTGGAATGTGGCTGAAAACAATAAAATTCAGATCAGCAGCAAAGGAATACTGGCTGATAATTTTACATTAACAAACGGAGCCAGCCAAATATCCGTTCAGTCGGAAAGCAGCAGCCCAACCAGCCCTTTGAACATTGCACTCAAGGATTTTAAGATTGAAACGATTACAGAACTCATTAAAAAAGATACGGTTCTGGCAAGAGGAACAATCAACGGAACGGCTCAGCTGAGGGATGTGACGAAAGATATGACATTCACTTCTGATTTAAATATTTCTGATCTGATTGTCTATGGAAGTCCTATCGGAAATCTTGCTGTGAAAGTAAACAATTCTTCACCGAAACTTTTAAATGCTGACATTGCTCTCTCAGGAAACAATAACGATGTGAAAATTCTTGGGGATTACAATACCTCTTCAAGCACTTTTGATCTGAATATGGCTATCAATAAGCTTCAGATGAAGAGTATTCAAGGTTTTTCAATGAATGCCCTTACCAATACAGAGGGATATCTTTCCGGAAATTTAAAAATTACAGGTACCACTGATAAGCCTAACATTTTAGGAAAGGTAAAGTTCAATGATGCGGGGCTGGAAATTGCCAAAACGGGAAGTGACTTTAGAAAATTGAATGATGAAATAGATTTCACCAGCCGTGGGATTGAATTCGATAAGTTTAAAATTAACGACAAAGACGGAAATGCGCTTGTTGTAGACGGACAGGTTCTTACACAAACCTATAGAGATTTTGCATTTAACCTGAATGTCAACGCCAAGGACTTCAAGGTGGTTAACTCTCAAAAATCAAATGATGCCATGATGTATGGGGTACTTGCCATTAATGCAGGACTTCGTATCCGTGGAGATCTGGATCTGCCAAAAGTAGACGGAAAGTTGAGTGTTGCCGACAATACAGATTTCACCTTTGTTCTACCTCAATCCAGTCCTACTTTACAGGAAAGAGAGGGCATTGTAGAGTTTGTAGATCAGGATCAGGTTGTTTTAAATAAAACCATTAAAGCAGATTCTCTTAATGCCCAAAGCCGTATCAAGGGAATGGATGTAAGCGTTAATATTGAAGTAAGCAAAGAAGCAAAACTTTCCATTGTAATCGACAAGGCCAATGGTGATTTTGTACAGCTACAGGGTGAAGCTGAGCTTACCGGTGGAATTGATCCGTCGGGAAAAACCACACTGGTAGGTGTCTATGAAGTAAACAAAGGAAGTTATGATCTTTCTGTAAGCTTCCTGAAGCGTAAGTTTGATATTCAGAAAGGAAGCACCATTACCTGGACCGGCGAGCCTACAATGGCTGTCATGGACATTACAGCGGTTTATAAAACGGAAGCCGCTCCTATTGACCTTGTAGAGCAGCAGGTAAGCGGCGATGGCAGCGCATCCCTGATCAATCAGTTTAAGCAGAGAATACCATTCAATGCTCTATTGAAAATGAAAGGAGAACTGTTGAAACCTCAGCTTAGCTTTGATGTTACCACAGACGAGAAAAATAATGCAGTCTCTACTAACGTGAAAGATGTTGTTGATCAAAAACTTGCCCAACTAAGAACTCAGGAATCTGAATTGAATAAACAGGTATTTGCCTTACTTCTTCTGAACCGTTTTATTGGGGAAAATCCATTTGAAAGCGGTGCGGGAATGTCTGCGGAAACCATGGCAAGACAAAGTGTGAGTAAAATTTTATCCCAACAGCTGAATAATTTAGCAGCAGGACTAATTAAGGGCGTAGATCTTAACTTTGGTCTTGATTCTTCTGAGGATTATTCTACCGGACAGAAAAATACCCGAACAGATCTTAATGTAGATATCAGCAAAAAACTTCTGAATGACCGATTGAAAGTAACGGTAGGAAGTAACTTCGGATTGGAAGGCCAAGCTCGTCAGAATGAAAGCATGACCAATATTGCCGGTAACGTTTCTGTAGACTACAGTCTTTCCAAGGACGGAAGATATATGCTGCGTGCTTACCGCAAGGATGAATATCAGGTGGCTCTTCAGGGGCAGATTATAGAAACCGGAGTTGGATTTATCATTACGCTGGACTATGACAAATTCCGGGAAATTTTCCAGAAAACAAAGGAGAAGAAATCCAAAAAGAATAAAAACAATCAAGTGGTAGAATTTAAATAA